One segment of Amycolatopsis alba DSM 44262 DNA contains the following:
- a CDS encoding MFS transporter → MPVALLALAIGAFGIGTTEFVMMGVLPEAAADFGVSIPSAGYLISGYALGVVVGAPLLTAAAVRLPRKTMLLAMMGLFTLGNTLFALSPNQEFGVAFRFLAGLPHGAFFGAGAVVASSLAKPGERAKAVSMMFMGLTLANVVGVPLGTLLGQKVGWRATFGVVAVIGLLAMAAIAKMVPHQGKPVEPSLRGELGAFRRPQVWLALAIVTFGLGGVFACLSYIAPMLTDVTGYSPSNVTLLLSLAGVGMTIGNYLGGRLADKALMPSLYVSLFGLATVLAIFTFTANGKVGAAVTIFFVGLAGFMIGPMMQARIMEKAGGTPSLVSAAVQSAFNIANSIGAYLGGLVIAGGLGLVAPNWVGASLAVLGLSLAAVSGGLDRREARLTPAMAS, encoded by the coding sequence GTGCCCGTCGCGCTGCTCGCGCTCGCCATCGGTGCCTTCGGCATCGGGACCACCGAATTCGTCATGATGGGCGTGCTGCCCGAAGCCGCCGCCGACTTCGGCGTGTCGATCCCGTCGGCCGGCTACCTCATCTCCGGGTACGCCCTCGGCGTCGTGGTCGGCGCCCCGCTGCTCACCGCCGCCGCCGTCCGGCTGCCGCGCAAGACCATGCTGCTGGCGATGATGGGGCTGTTCACGCTCGGTAACACCCTCTTCGCGCTCTCGCCGAACCAGGAGTTCGGCGTCGCCTTCCGCTTCCTCGCCGGCTTGCCGCACGGCGCGTTCTTCGGTGCCGGCGCGGTCGTCGCGTCCAGCCTGGCCAAGCCGGGCGAACGCGCGAAGGCCGTCTCGATGATGTTCATGGGCCTGACCCTGGCCAACGTGGTCGGCGTGCCGCTGGGGACGCTGCTCGGCCAGAAGGTCGGCTGGCGCGCGACCTTCGGCGTCGTCGCCGTGATCGGCCTGCTCGCCATGGCCGCGATCGCGAAAATGGTCCCCCACCAGGGCAAACCGGTCGAGCCGTCGCTGCGCGGCGAACTCGGCGCCTTCCGCCGTCCGCAGGTGTGGCTCGCCCTCGCGATCGTCACCTTCGGCCTCGGCGGCGTGTTCGCCTGCCTGTCCTACATCGCGCCGATGCTGACCGACGTCACCGGCTACTCGCCGTCGAACGTCACCCTGCTGCTCTCACTCGCCGGGGTCGGCATGACGATCGGCAACTACCTCGGCGGCAGGCTCGCCGACAAGGCGCTGATGCCGAGTCTCTACGTCTCGCTGTTCGGGCTGGCCACGGTACTGGCGATCTTCACCTTCACCGCGAACGGCAAGGTCGGCGCGGCGGTGACGATCTTCTTCGTCGGCCTCGCCGGGTTCATGATCGGCCCGATGATGCAGGCCCGGATCATGGAGAAGGCGGGCGGGACGCCTTCACTGGTCTCCGCCGCCGTGCAGTCGGCGTTCAACATCGCGAACTCCATCGGCGCCTACCTCGGCGGCCTGGTGATCGCGGGCGGGCTCGGCCTGGTCGCGCCCAACTGGGTGGGTGCGTCGCTGGCCGTCCTGGGGCTCTCGCTGGCCGCGGTGTCCGGCGGTCTGGACCGCCGCGAAGCGCGGCTCACCCCCGCCATGGCCTCCTGA
- a CDS encoding ArsR/SmtB family transcription factor: MAATAQQYVYPDQDEIRIEAVLAALADPVRLDMVRQLAEPGTEISCSGFDVAVTKSTLTHHLRTLREAGIIMGRQQGTARYNSLRRNDLDELFPGLLQGVLAARR, translated from the coding sequence ATGGCCGCGACCGCTCAGCAGTACGTCTACCCCGATCAGGACGAGATCCGGATCGAGGCGGTCCTCGCCGCGCTGGCGGACCCCGTGCGGCTCGACATGGTCCGCCAGCTGGCCGAACCCGGCACCGAGATCTCGTGCAGCGGTTTCGACGTCGCCGTGACCAAGTCCACACTCACCCATCACCTGCGCACCCTGCGCGAAGCGGGCATCATCATGGGCCGCCAGCAGGGCACCGCCCGCTACAACTCCTTGCGCCGCAACGATCTCGACGAGCTCTTCCCCGGACTGCTCCAGGGAGTGCTCGCCGCCCGCCGCTGA
- a CDS encoding DUF3017 domain-containing protein — MAVAGQRRDRGALLHHLPFLLVMLVVAVAALRIGQYHWRQGAVLIGGALLLAGLLRAALPEAKAGLLAIRGKPVDVLTYGALSVLIMFIAFTITGGPLS; from the coding sequence ATGGCGGTGGCCGGACAGCGGCGTGACCGTGGGGCACTGCTCCATCACCTGCCGTTCCTGCTGGTGATGCTGGTGGTGGCCGTCGCCGCCCTGCGGATCGGCCAGTACCACTGGCGCCAGGGCGCCGTGCTGATCGGCGGGGCGTTGCTGCTCGCCGGCCTGCTCCGGGCGGCCCTGCCCGAGGCGAAGGCCGGGCTGCTGGCGATCCGGGGCAAGCCGGTCGACGTCCTGACCTACGGGGCGCTGTCCGTCTTGATCATGTTCATCGCCTTCACGATCACCGGTGGCCCACTGTCCTGA
- a CDS encoding reverse transcriptase family protein: protein MTGERVTSASLLGPMPVWRWQVARWTTFDECAAALDLTPGELSWFADSRGWNRRAADPVRHYGYRWIPTASGGVRLIERPKPRIAELQRRILRHVVEALPVHEAAHGFRRGRSPLTCAAPHAGRETVVRMDLEGFFPAVSARRISALLALAGYPPAVAEALAGVLTTAVPPDVLAAAPGGRRDPARARLLNNLAATHLPQGAPSSPAVANAVTHHLDRRLDGLARVLGAAYTRYADDLAFSGDSLPLHRLLPGVRRIVTDEGFRLRDDKTSVAAAHQRQRVAGLVVNSAPAATRADYDALRALLHNCVRTGPEAQNRAAHPDFRAHLLGRIGWIAASSQARAAKLRALFDGIVWPGAGVRS from the coding sequence ATGACAGGAGAAAGAGTCACCTCCGCGTCGCTTCTCGGGCCGATGCCGGTCTGGCGGTGGCAGGTCGCCCGCTGGACGACGTTCGACGAGTGTGCCGCCGCGCTCGACCTGACGCCGGGTGAACTCTCGTGGTTCGCCGACTCGCGGGGCTGGAACCGGCGCGCGGCCGATCCGGTCCGGCACTACGGCTATCGCTGGATCCCGACGGCGTCCGGCGGGGTGCGGCTCATCGAACGGCCGAAACCGCGGATCGCCGAACTGCAGCGCCGGATCCTGCGGCACGTCGTCGAGGCGCTGCCGGTGCACGAAGCCGCGCATGGGTTCCGGCGCGGACGTTCACCCCTGACCTGCGCCGCGCCGCACGCCGGGCGGGAGACCGTGGTCAGGATGGACCTCGAAGGGTTCTTCCCGGCGGTGTCCGCGCGTCGGATCTCGGCGCTGCTCGCGCTCGCCGGTTACCCGCCGGCCGTGGCGGAGGCGCTGGCGGGCGTGCTCACCACGGCCGTTCCGCCCGATGTCCTCGCCGCCGCGCCCGGCGGGCGACGGGATCCGGCCAGGGCGCGGCTGCTGAACAACCTGGCGGCCACGCACCTGCCACAGGGCGCGCCGTCCTCACCCGCGGTCGCGAACGCTGTCACGCACCACCTGGACCGGCGGCTCGACGGCCTCGCGCGAGTGCTGGGCGCGGCGTACACGCGCTATGCCGACGATCTGGCGTTCTCCGGGGATTCCCTGCCGCTGCACCGGTTGCTGCCCGGTGTCCGGCGGATCGTGACCGACGAGGGTTTCCGCCTGCGGGACGACAAGACGTCGGTCGCCGCCGCGCACCAGCGGCAACGGGTCGCGGGCCTGGTGGTCAACAGCGCGCCCGCCGCGACGCGCGCCGACTACGACGCTCTGCGCGCGCTGCTCCACAACTGTGTCCGGACCGGCCCGGAGGCGCAGAACCGGGCCGCCCATCCGGATTTCCGTGCTCATCTGCTCGGGCGGATCGGCTGGATCGCCGCGTCTTCGCAGGCACGGGCGGCGAAGCTGCGCGCGTTGTTCGACGGGATCGTCTGGCCTGGAGCGGGTGTGCGATCCTGA
- a CDS encoding pentapeptide repeat-containing protein, producing MIETAEDYREAVLSQQWWEKRSFVGCDFTEADLRGLRTQGCTFDQCDFTKVDFEGSRHEASAFRSCTFDRSVLAGTRWSSCSMLGSSFVDCRFQKIAFTECDLSLVSLSRNRLSKVDLSGLRLREANLTEADLTGADLRGADLTGARLAGAKLEGADLRGARIDANGLVQANLSGVHVDTETAIAYAAAHGLVIH from the coding sequence GTGATCGAGACCGCCGAAGACTATCGAGAAGCCGTCCTTTCCCAGCAATGGTGGGAAAAACGCAGTTTCGTCGGCTGTGACTTCACCGAAGCCGATCTGCGGGGCCTGCGCACCCAAGGGTGCACGTTCGACCAGTGCGACTTCACCAAGGTCGACTTCGAGGGCTCGCGCCACGAAGCGTCGGCGTTCCGCTCGTGCACCTTCGACCGCAGTGTGCTCGCCGGTACCCGGTGGAGTTCCTGCTCGATGCTCGGATCGTCCTTTGTGGACTGCCGGTTCCAGAAGATCGCTTTCACCGAATGTGATCTTTCGCTGGTGTCACTGAGCCGGAACCGTCTGTCCAAAGTGGATCTTTCCGGGCTGCGGCTGCGCGAGGCCAACCTGACGGAGGCGGACCTCACCGGCGCCGACCTGCGCGGCGCCGACCTCACCGGTGCCCGGCTGGCCGGCGCGAAACTCGAGGGTGCCGACCTGCGGGGCGCGCGGATCGACGCCAACGGCCTGGTGCAGGCGAACCTCTCGGGTGTGCACGTGGACACCGAGACCGCGATCGCCTACGCCGCCGCGCACGGCCTCGTCATCCACTGA
- a CDS encoding error-prone DNA polymerase, producing MGWNNPPRPWKDLARELAGEVQPGDGGDSPAWSAKREGYQRPPDLTGQLGGDDGATARRVPYAELHCHSNFSFLDGASHPEELVEEAARLGLDAIALTDHDGMYGVVRFAEAARELGVHTVFGTELSFGLSGPQNGFADPEGEHLLLLAKQQDGYLSLNRAITAGRLHGFDRESLSPKERAEKGRPVYDLRAVAEEVDGKCVVLTGCRKGAVRKALVTGGPAAAVERLKELIDCFGRENVYVELIDHSLPLDSTHNDLLSEMAQEFGLPTVATTAAHYARPERAPLADALSAIRARRGLEDMEGWLPAAGTAFLRSGEEMAEIFKRYPGAVQRAALLGRECAFELHHIEPKLPPFEVPKGHTEASYLKELTLEGAKEHEKNKSPEYRRKARKLIVHELEIIEKLGFPGYFLIVWDIVRFCRDNDILCQGRGSAANSAVCYALGITKVDAVRYGLLFERFLAPDRDGYPDIDLDIESDRREEAIQYVYGKYGRLNTAQVANVITYRARSAVRDAARALGYSPGQQDAWSKQIDRWGALRATEKDHDHDIPEEVVELACALEDFPRHLGIHSGGMVICEQPVSEVVPIEWARMENRSVVQWEKDDCAAAGLVKFDLLGLGMLSALNYMIDLVRDHKGEEVDISELDLKDQNVYEMLCRADAIGVFQVESRAQLATLPRLRPRKFYDLAVEVALIRPGPIQGGSVHPYIRRKNGQEKWDFDHPKLAKALGKTLGVPLFQEQMMQIALDVADFTPAEADRLRHAMGAKRSEQKMERLKRRFLEGAAKNDIEGELAEKIFGKLKAFANFGFPESHALSFALLVFASAYFKYYHPDAFLAGLLRAQPMGFYSPQSLVADARRHGVRVLGPDINASLPHATLEPLPAGGELLAVRGGLSTVRMIGENLAKEIVGERDRAGPFADLPEVARRVRLTTPQVEALAAAGAFGCFGESRRSALWAAGAVADESLDKLPGLTTGVKAPMLPGMDEIDVAAADVWATGVSPDSFPTQFIRENLDELGVVTAERLREVPHGTRVLTGGAVTHRQRPATAGGVTFMNLEDETGMINVICTMGVWQRYHRVARGSPALLVRGVVERTGEVVNVLAEQIRHLPLRITAKSRDFH from the coding sequence ATGGGCTGGAACAATCCTCCGCGGCCGTGGAAGGATCTCGCCCGCGAGCTCGCGGGCGAGGTCCAGCCCGGCGACGGCGGTGACAGCCCCGCGTGGAGTGCCAAACGGGAGGGCTATCAGCGGCCCCCGGATCTGACGGGACAGCTCGGCGGAGACGACGGGGCCACCGCGCGCCGGGTGCCGTACGCCGAACTGCACTGCCATTCGAACTTCAGCTTCCTCGACGGGGCGAGTCATCCCGAGGAACTGGTGGAGGAGGCCGCGCGGCTGGGGCTGGACGCGATCGCGCTCACCGATCACGACGGCATGTACGGCGTGGTGCGCTTCGCCGAAGCGGCCAGGGAGCTGGGCGTGCACACCGTCTTCGGCACGGAGCTCAGCTTCGGCCTGTCCGGACCGCAGAACGGATTCGCCGATCCCGAGGGCGAGCACCTTCTCCTGCTGGCCAAGCAACAGGACGGCTACCTGAGTCTGAACCGCGCGATCACCGCGGGCCGGCTGCACGGCTTCGACAGGGAGTCGTTGTCGCCCAAGGAAAGGGCGGAGAAGGGCAGGCCCGTCTACGACCTGCGCGCGGTCGCCGAAGAGGTCGACGGGAAGTGTGTCGTGCTCACCGGCTGCCGCAAGGGCGCGGTGCGCAAGGCGCTGGTCACCGGCGGTCCCGCCGCGGCCGTCGAGAGACTGAAAGAACTCATCGACTGCTTCGGCCGGGAAAACGTCTACGTCGAACTCATCGACCACAGTCTCCCTCTCGACAGCACGCACAACGACCTGCTGAGCGAGATGGCCCAGGAGTTCGGGCTCCCGACGGTGGCGACCACGGCCGCGCACTACGCCCGGCCGGAGCGGGCCCCGCTCGCCGACGCGCTCAGCGCCATCCGCGCCCGGCGCGGGCTGGAGGACATGGAGGGCTGGCTGCCCGCCGCGGGGACGGCGTTCCTGCGGTCGGGGGAGGAGATGGCCGAGATCTTCAAGCGGTACCCCGGCGCGGTGCAGCGGGCGGCGCTGCTCGGCCGGGAGTGCGCGTTCGAGCTGCACCACATCGAGCCGAAGCTGCCGCCGTTCGAGGTGCCGAAGGGGCACACCGAGGCGTCCTACTTGAAGGAGCTCACCCTTGAGGGCGCGAAGGAGCACGAGAAGAACAAGTCTCCCGAGTACCGCCGAAAAGCCCGGAAGCTGATCGTCCACGAACTGGAGATCATCGAAAAGCTGGGTTTCCCCGGCTACTTCCTGATCGTCTGGGACATCGTCCGGTTCTGCCGGGACAACGACATCCTCTGCCAGGGCAGGGGTTCGGCCGCGAATTCGGCGGTCTGTTACGCGCTCGGCATCACCAAGGTCGACGCCGTGCGCTACGGCCTGCTCTTCGAACGGTTCCTCGCCCCGGATCGCGACGGCTACCCGGACATCGACCTCGACATCGAATCCGATCGTCGTGAGGAGGCGATCCAGTACGTCTACGGGAAATACGGGCGGTTGAACACCGCGCAGGTGGCGAACGTGATCACCTACCGGGCGCGGTCCGCGGTCCGGGACGCGGCGCGGGCGCTGGGGTACTCGCCCGGCCAGCAGGACGCGTGGAGCAAGCAGATCGACCGCTGGGGCGCGTTGCGGGCCACGGAGAAGGACCACGACCACGACATTCCGGAAGAGGTCGTGGAACTCGCTTGCGCGCTCGAAGACTTCCCCCGGCACCTCGGTATCCATTCCGGCGGGATGGTGATCTGCGAACAGCCGGTGAGTGAAGTGGTGCCGATCGAATGGGCCCGGATGGAGAACCGCAGTGTCGTGCAGTGGGAGAAGGACGACTGCGCCGCCGCGGGATTGGTCAAATTCGATCTGCTCGGGCTCGGGATGTTGTCGGCCCTGAACTATATGATCGACCTTGTACGCGACCACAAAGGGGAAGAGGTCGACATCTCCGAATTGGATCTCAAGGACCAGAACGTCTACGAAATGCTCTGCCGGGCGGACGCGATCGGCGTCTTCCAGGTGGAGAGCCGCGCGCAGCTGGCCACGCTGCCTCGTTTGCGCCCCAGGAAGTTCTACGATCTGGCGGTCGAGGTCGCGCTCATCCGGCCCGGCCCGATCCAGGGTGGTTCGGTGCATCCCTACATCCGGCGCAAGAACGGCCAGGAGAAATGGGATTTCGACCATCCGAAACTGGCCAAAGCGCTGGGAAAGACCCTCGGTGTCCCGTTGTTCCAGGAACAGATGATGCAGATCGCGCTCGACGTCGCCGATTTCACCCCGGCGGAAGCGGACCGGTTACGGCACGCCATGGGCGCCAAACGTTCCGAACAGAAGATGGAACGGCTCAAACGGCGTTTCCTCGAAGGAGCCGCGAAGAACGACATCGAGGGAGAGCTCGCGGAGAAGATCTTCGGCAAGCTCAAGGCGTTCGCGAATTTCGGCTTCCCGGAGAGTCACGCCCTGAGTTTCGCTCTGCTGGTGTTCGCGAGCGCGTACTTCAAGTACTACCACCCGGACGCGTTCCTGGCTGGTTTGCTGCGTGCCCAGCCGATGGGGTTCTACTCGCCGCAGTCGCTGGTCGCCGACGCGCGGCGGCACGGGGTGCGCGTGCTCGGCCCGGACATCAACGCGAGCCTCCCGCACGCGACGCTGGAACCCTTGCCGGCAGGGGGAGAGCTGCTCGCCGTGCGGGGCGGCCTGTCCACCGTGCGGATGATCGGCGAGAACCTGGCGAAGGAGATCGTCGGGGAACGGGACCGCGCCGGTCCGTTCGCGGATCTGCCCGAGGTCGCGCGGCGGGTGCGGCTGACCACGCCGCAGGTCGAGGCGCTGGCCGCGGCGGGCGCGTTCGGTTGTTTCGGCGAGAGCAGGCGGAGCGCGCTCTGGGCGGCGGGCGCGGTCGCCGACGAAAGCCTGGACAAACTGCCGGGCCTCACCACCGGGGTCAAGGCGCCGATGCTGCCGGGGATGGACGAAATCGACGTCGCGGCCGCGGACGTCTGGGCCACCGGGGTGTCGCCGGACAGCTTCCCGACCCAGTTCATCCGGGAGAACCTCGACGAACTCGGGGTCGTCACGGCGGAGCGCCTGCGTGAGGTCCCGCACGGCACGCGGGTGCTGACCGGCGGCGCGGTGACCCATCGCCAGCGGCCGGCGACCGCGGGCGGCGTCACCTTCATGAACCTCGAAGACGAGACGGGGATGATCAACGTCATCTGCACGATGGGTGTGTGGCAGCGCTACCACCGGGTCGCCCGCGGCAGCCCCGCGTTGCTGGTCCGCGGCGTGGTCGAGCGCACCGGCGAGGTGGTGAACGTCCTCGCCGAACAGATCCGGCACCTGCCGCTGCGGATCACCGCCAAGTCCCGTGACTTCCACTGA
- a CDS encoding hemerythrin domain-containing protein, which translates to METPSRTDGRLTAFGNQLIQVHQWLRKELARLHDDLGSVAAGRAERLRDLRAHCLTFCSALTRHHTGEDGGAFLVLAEKFPELRPVLEELAHDHDIVTGILERLEQLVAEVGPESSQAEILYVQRELDGLTAIMETHFRYEEKRIVEALNSLDMPEWRETKPSFLLKNH; encoded by the coding sequence ATGGAAACCCCCTCTCGAACGGACGGCCGGTTGACGGCGTTCGGAAATCAACTCATTCAGGTTCATCAGTGGCTGCGTAAAGAACTGGCCAGGCTGCACGACGACCTCGGGTCGGTCGCGGCAGGGCGGGCCGAGCGGCTGCGCGATCTCAGAGCGCACTGCCTCACCTTCTGCTCGGCGCTGACCAGGCATCACACCGGCGAGGACGGCGGTGCTTTCCTCGTGCTGGCGGAGAAATTCCCCGAACTGCGGCCGGTGCTCGAAGAACTCGCGCATGACCACGACATCGTCACCGGGATCCTCGAACGGCTCGAACAACTCGTCGCCGAGGTCGGCCCGGAGTCGAGCCAGGCCGAGATCCTTTATGTGCAGCGGGAACTCGACGGGCTCACGGCGATCATGGAGACGCATTTCCGCTATGAGGAGAAGCGGATCGTCGAGGCGCTCAACTCACTGGACATGCCGGAGTGGCGGGAGACGAAGCCGTCTTTCCTGCTGAAGAACCATTAG
- a CDS encoding VOC family protein, whose translation MTNPIPDGYNSVTPWIISHDTAGVIDFLKRVFDAEPLGDPVYVEGGKIGHAEVRIGDSVVMLFDAQDDWIDTPAYLRLYVEDSVETQRRAVEAGAEEVTRQTELFFGDRVGRVRDPFGNLWWIQTRLVDLDFPEMERRMNDPKFIEAMRYVSGSKIIPSR comes from the coding sequence ATGACCAACCCGATCCCCGACGGCTACAACTCGGTCACCCCGTGGATCATCTCGCACGACACCGCGGGCGTGATCGACTTCCTCAAGCGCGTTTTCGACGCCGAGCCGCTGGGCGATCCGGTGTACGTCGAAGGCGGGAAGATCGGGCACGCCGAGGTCCGGATCGGCGATTCGGTCGTCATGCTGTTCGACGCGCAGGACGACTGGATCGACACCCCGGCGTATCTGCGGCTCTACGTCGAGGACAGCGTGGAGACGCAGCGCCGGGCCGTCGAGGCGGGCGCCGAAGAGGTCACCAGGCAGACCGAACTCTTCTTCGGCGACCGTGTCGGCCGGGTCCGCGACCCGTTCGGCAACCTGTGGTGGATCCAGACCCGGCTCGTCGACCTCGACTTCCCGGAGATGGAACGCCGTATGAACGATCCGAAGTTCATCGAGGCCATGCGGTACGTGTCGGGTTCGAAGATCATCCCGAGCCGCTGA
- a CDS encoding TNT domain-containing protein (This protein contains a domain related to Tuberculosis Necrotizing Toxin, which is the C-terminal effector domain of outer membrane channel protein CpnT, and which has a lethal NAD+-glycohydrolase activity.), protein MTVAQPTTQLNATEQDTLVKQIGLALLRAAPRDWRKVTAEYRAVGRYHEMTGEIITEDGTSHEWVATHDIATLFGRLRAGMYRDGRGTWFNARYQLDHPSSYNLEYNRDEPQWRLAPPPQALSDELRMFPRSEENVPEWLIRRMSGLGPEQPGPHFRIARIFDTIGPAGRPVINRPDLEIEEQDRLLEYLDHAPLVVTERGYDIDRLAQTPEATVPVAFHSDGQWIWPAAVNFYLREYGVSPELDLIDHVRQNDFALPEVDAPTLQAAAGYLTRGNQPQQQRPNGPAGPGGPNGGPVGPPPQGPPQNGPVPPQQQAPVNQPGPQGPAGPGPNQAAQPPVPPPHQQGPDPAVAAAAAAAPVAAAAAVPAAESTLPDQAEQAQRYEEDYDTQDYQAQDFHEAAAEQRYEDGYEDQYAHDEAQFHESEQDVYADQERQDEAPHQRAEPEPEPQAADPEATTYARPAQVDAYEQPHEEERDAYTRAEENQPYAPPEEETTAGYTPVEQADAGPELPLLTHDAEPNVPPPSDSEVTQVDAPPQERGTFATAPVPRPEPEREEAPRRVEHPVPVLNELQSKFDDLDVPDDVYRIGAPADHGWSVEQVDGGGWRVGWYDGKLTNPAVFGDAEDAAAFMLGKVLLNPNGAPPADEQAFDEEPAAEEPPVEEPVPARPVLATLSPEIATGSHPVPPRESIPAQEQTAFTTAEELLGDDLDDEPAPAPVPPAPPVRPNPVLASPPPPAPPRREPPVAPPPMRREEPARPPAAANAGPPDAKQNWPISPLNGEPPLTLFRGKELRELPAGSELDRFGGPNGNLTYAAGTPFEERSLVPEWVNRPYHVYRVQRPLEALAGVAIPWFNQPGGGSAYLLPASIEELLAEGDLIELDPGEPPID, encoded by the coding sequence GTGACCGTGGCACAACCGACGACTCAGTTGAACGCGACCGAGCAGGACACCCTGGTCAAACAGATCGGCCTCGCCCTGCTGCGGGCCGCGCCGCGCGATTGGCGGAAGGTGACCGCCGAGTACCGAGCCGTCGGCAGGTACCACGAGATGACCGGCGAGATCATCACCGAGGACGGCACCTCGCACGAGTGGGTCGCGACGCATGACATCGCGACGCTGTTCGGCAGGCTCCGTGCCGGGATGTACCGCGACGGCCGCGGCACCTGGTTCAACGCGCGTTACCAGCTAGACCACCCGTCCAGCTACAACCTCGAGTACAACCGCGACGAGCCCCAGTGGCGCCTCGCGCCGCCTCCGCAGGCGCTCTCGGACGAGCTGCGCATGTTCCCCCGTTCCGAGGAGAATGTGCCCGAATGGCTGATCCGGCGCATGTCCGGCCTCGGCCCGGAGCAGCCTGGGCCGCATTTCCGCATCGCCCGCATCTTCGACACCATCGGCCCGGCCGGGCGTCCGGTGATCAACCGGCCCGACCTGGAGATCGAGGAGCAGGACAGGCTGCTCGAGTACCTCGACCACGCGCCGCTGGTGGTCACCGAACGCGGCTACGACATCGACAGGCTCGCGCAGACCCCCGAGGCCACCGTCCCGGTCGCCTTCCACAGTGACGGGCAGTGGATCTGGCCCGCCGCCGTGAACTTCTACCTGCGTGAATACGGCGTCTCACCGGAACTCGACCTGATCGACCACGTCCGGCAGAACGACTTCGCGCTGCCCGAGGTCGACGCCCCGACGCTGCAGGCCGCGGCGGGGTACCTCACGCGGGGGAATCAGCCGCAGCAGCAGCGCCCCAACGGCCCGGCCGGACCGGGTGGCCCCAACGGCGGCCCCGTGGGCCCGCCTCCGCAGGGCCCGCCGCAGAACGGCCCCGTGCCGCCGCAGCAGCAGGCCCCGGTCAACCAGCCCGGACCTCAGGGTCCCGCGGGCCCTGGTCCGAACCAGGCCGCTCAGCCGCCCGTCCCGCCGCCGCATCAGCAGGGCCCGGACCCCGCCGTGGCAGCGGCCGCGGCGGCCGCACCGGTCGCCGCCGCGGCGGCCGTTCCCGCCGCCGAGTCCACGCTTCCGGATCAGGCCGAGCAGGCCCAGCGGTACGAAGAGGACTACGACACCCAGGACTACCAGGCGCAGGACTTCCACGAAGCCGCCGCCGAGCAGCGGTACGAAGACGGCTACGAAGACCAGTACGCGCACGACGAGGCGCAGTTCCACGAGTCCGAACAGGACGTCTACGCCGACCAGGAGCGGCAGGACGAAGCGCCGCACCAGCGTGCCGAGCCCGAACCGGAGCCGCAGGCCGCCGACCCGGAGGCCACCACGTACGCGCGGCCCGCGCAGGTCGACGCCTACGAGCAGCCGCACGAGGAAGAGCGGGACGCGTACACCCGCGCCGAAGAGAACCAGCCGTACGCGCCCCCCGAGGAAGAGACGACCGCCGGTTACACGCCGGTCGAGCAGGCCGACGCCGGTCCCGAACTGCCTCTCCTGACGCACGACGCGGAGCCGAACGTGCCCCCGCCGTCGGACTCCGAGGTCACGCAGGTCGACGCCCCGCCGCAGGAGCGGGGGACCTTTGCTACCGCCCCCGTGCCCCGCCCGGAGCCGGAGCGCGAGGAGGCCCCGCGCCGCGTCGAGCACCCCGTGCCCGTGCTGAACGAACTGCAGTCGAAGTTCGACGACCTCGACGTGCCCGACGACGTCTATCGCATCGGGGCTCCCGCCGACCACGGCTGGAGCGTCGAGCAGGTCGACGGCGGCGGCTGGCGGGTCGGCTGGTACGACGGGAAGCTGACCAACCCGGCGGTGTTCGGCGACGCCGAGGACGCGGCCGCGTTCATGCTCGGCAAGGTCCTGCTGAACCCGAACGGCGCTCCGCCCGCGGATGAGCAGGCCTTCGACGAGGAACCCGCCGCCGAAGAACCGCCTGTCGAGGAACCCGTTCCGGCGCGGCCCGTGCTGGCGACGCTGTCCCCCGAGATCGCGACCGGTTCGCATCCGGTGCCCCCGCGGGAGTCGATCCCGGCGCAGGAGCAGACGGCGTTCACGACGGCCGAGGAGCTGCTCGGGGACGATCTGGACGACGAGCCCGCCCCCGCACCGGTCCCGCCCGCGCCCCCGGTGCGGCCGAACCCGGTGCTGGCGAGCCCGCCGCCGCCAGCGCCGCCGCGCCGCGAACCGCCGGTGGCCCCGCCGCCGATGCGGCGCGAGGAACCGGCGCGCCCGCCTGCCGCGGCGAACGCCGGGCCTCCGGACGCCAAGCAGAACTGGCCGATCTCGCCGCTCAACGGCGAGCCGCCGCTGACGCTGTTCCGCGGCAAGGAACTGCGTGAGCTGCCCGCGGGCAGTGAACTGGACCGCTTCGGCGGCCCGAACGGCAACCTGACCTACGCGGCCGGGACACCGTTCGAGGAGCGCTCGCTCGTGCCGGAGTGGGTGAACCGGCCGTACCACGTGTATCGCGTGCAGCGGCCGCTCGAGGCTCTCGCCGGTGTCGCGATCCCGTGGTTCAACCAGCCGGGTGGCGGGTCGGCGTACCTGCTGCCGGCGTCCATCGAGGAGCTGCTCGCCGAGGGCGACCTCATCGAACTGGACCCTGGCGAACCGCCGATCGACTAG